A genomic region of Palaemon carinicauda isolate YSFRI2023 chromosome 11, ASM3689809v2, whole genome shotgun sequence contains the following coding sequences:
- the LOC137649245 gene encoding uncharacterized protein → MLGGGGNGNSVVGGGGDGDDVVGGGGDGGSVVGGGGDGGSVVGGGGDGGSVVGGGGDGGSVVGGGGDGGSVVGGGGDGGSVVGGGGDGGSVVGGGGDGGSVVGGGGDGGSVVGGGGDGGSVVGGGDDGGSVVGGGDDCGSFTRGIKTL, encoded by the coding sequence ATGCTTGGAGGCGGCGGCAACGGCAACTCGGTGGTTGGAGGCGGCGGCGACGGCGACGATGTGGTTGGAGGAGGTGGCGATGGTGGCTCGGTGGTTGGAGGAGGTGGGGATGGTGGCTCGGTGGTTGGAGGAGGTGGGGATGGTGGCTCGGTGGTTGGAGGAGGTGGGGATGGTGGCTCGGTGGTTGGAGGAGGTGGGGATGGTGGCTCGGTGGTTGGAGGAGGTGGGGATGGTGGCTCGGTGGTTGGAGGAGGTGGGGATGGTGGCTCGGTGGTTGGAGGAGGTGGGGATGGTGGCTCGGTGGTTGGAGGAGGTGGGGATGGTGGCTCGGTGGTTGGAGGAGGTGGGGATGGTGGCTCGGTggttggaggaggagatgatggtggctCGGTGGTTGGAGGAGGAGATGATTGTGGAAGTTTTACACGAGGTATAAAAACATTGTGA
- the LOC137649671 gene encoding seminal vesicle major clotting proteins-like isoform X2, whose translation MKAQDKVQIRAKVQIRAKMQISMKTQAMVWIEAEVHISMKAQNKVRIRGKVRISGKVRISGKVQISDKVRISMKAQAKVRIRGKVQIRAEVRIGVKVRISMKAQAKVGISMKVQAKVRIRGKVQIGGKVQTRAKLWISMKAQAKVWIRGKVQIRDKVRIRAKVRISMKDQPKVQIRAHVQIRAKVQIRAHVQIRAKVQIRAHVQIRAKVQIRAHVQIRAKVQISMKTQAMVRIKAKLRFRAKVWIRDKVRISMKGQTIVQIRGKVQIRPKMRISMKAQAKVGISMKVQAKVRIWGKMQIEGKVRIRAKVRIGMKAQAKVRSSMKDQEKVWIRVKVQIRDKVGIRAKVRISMKAQAKVQIRAKVQLRGHLQIRAKVQISMKTKAMVRIKAKVRFRAKVRIIDKVRISMKGQTKVQIRGKVRISDKVRIGMKAQAKVQIRAKVRISMKAQGKVPIRAKVQMSDKVF comes from the exons ATGAAGGCCCAGGACAAGGTGCAGATCAGGGCCAAGGTGCAGATCAGGGCCAAGATGCAGATCAGCATGAAAACCCAAGCCATGGTGTGGATCGAGGCCGAGGTGCACATTAGCATGAAAGCCCAAAACAAGGTGCGGATTAGGGGCAAGGTGCGGATCAGTGGCAAGGTGCGGATCAGCGGCAAGGTGCAGATCAGCGACAAGGTGCGGATCAGCATGAAGGCCCAGGCAAAGGTGCGGATCAGGGGCAAGGTGCAGATCAGGGCCGAGGTGCGAATCGGGGTCAAGGTGCGGATCAGCATGAAGGCCCAGGCAAAGGTGGGTATCAGCATGAAGGTCCAGGCAAAGGTGCGAATCAGGGGCAAGGTGCAGATTGGAGGCAAGGTGCAAACCAGGGCCAAGCTATGGATCAGCATGAAGGCCCAGGCAAAGGTGTGGATCAGGGGAAAGGTGCAGATCAGGGACAAGGTGCGGATCAGGGCCAAGGTGCGGATCAGCATGAAGGACCAGCCCAAGGTGCAGATCAGGGCCCATGTGCAGATTAGGGCCAAGGTGCAGATCAGGGCCCATGTGCAGATCAGGGCCAAGGTGCAGATCAGGGCCCATGTGCAGATCAGGGCCAAGGTGCAGATCAGGGCCCATGTGCAGATCAGGGCCAAGGTGCAGATCAGCATGAAAACCCAAGCCATGGTACGGATTAAGGCCAAGTTGCGGTTCAGAGCCAAGGTGTGGATCAGGGACAAGGTGCGGATCAGCATGAAGGGCCAAACCATAgtgcagatcaggggcaaggtgcaAATCAGGCCCAAGATGCGGATCAGCATGAAGGCCCAGGCAAAGGTGGGTATCAGCATGAAGGTCCAGGCAAAGGTGCGGATCTGGGGCAAGATGCAGATAGAAGGCAAGGTGCGAATCAGGGCCAAGGTGCGGATCGGCATGAAGGCCCAAGCAAAGGTGCGGAGCAGCATGAAGGACCAGGAAAAGGTGTGGATCAGGGTCAAGGTGCAGATCAGGGACAAGGTGGGAATCAGGGCCAAGGTGCGGATCAGCATGAAGGCCCAGGCCAAGGTTCAGATCAGGGCCAAGGTGCAGCTCAGGGGCCATTTGCAGATCAGGGCCAAGGTGCAGATCAGCATGAAAACCAAAGCCATGGTACGGATCAAGGCCAAGGTGCGGTTTAGAGCCAAGGTGCGGATCATAGACAAGGTGCGGATCAGCATGAAGGGCCAAACCAAGGTGCAGATCAGGGGTAAGGTGCGGATCAGCGACAAGGTGCGGATCGGCATGAAGGCCCAGGCAAAGGTGCAAATCAGGGCCAAGGTGCGGATCAGCATGAAGGCCCAGGGCAAGGTGCCGATTAGGGCCAAGGTGCAGATGAGTGACAAG GTTTTTTGA
- the LOC137649671 gene encoding seminal vesicle major clotting proteins-like isoform X1, which produces MKAQDKVQIRAKVQIRAKMQISMKTQAMVWIEAEVHISMKAQNKVRIRGKVRISGKVRISGKVQISDKVRISMKAQAKVRIRGKVQIRAEVRIGVKVRISMKAQAKVGISMKVQAKVRIRGKVQIGGKVQTRAKLWISMKAQAKVWIRGKVQIRDKVRIRAKVRISMKDQPKVQIRAHVQIRAKVQIRAHVQIRAKVQIRAHVQIRAKVQIRAHVQIRAKVQISMKTQAMVRIKAKLRFRAKVWIRDKVRISMKGQTIVQIRGKVQIRPKMRISMKAQAKVGISMKVQAKVRIWGKMQIEGKVRIRAKVRIGMKAQAKVRSSMKDQEKVWIRVKVQIRDKVGIRAKVRISMKAQAKVQIRAKVQLRGHLQIRAKVQISMKTKAMVRIKAKVRFRAKVRIIDKVRISMKGQTKVQIRGKVRISDKVRIGMKAQAKVQIRAKVRISMKAQGKVPIRAKVQMSDKVRI; this is translated from the coding sequence ATGAAGGCCCAGGACAAGGTGCAGATCAGGGCCAAGGTGCAGATCAGGGCCAAGATGCAGATCAGCATGAAAACCCAAGCCATGGTGTGGATCGAGGCCGAGGTGCACATTAGCATGAAAGCCCAAAACAAGGTGCGGATTAGGGGCAAGGTGCGGATCAGTGGCAAGGTGCGGATCAGCGGCAAGGTGCAGATCAGCGACAAGGTGCGGATCAGCATGAAGGCCCAGGCAAAGGTGCGGATCAGGGGCAAGGTGCAGATCAGGGCCGAGGTGCGAATCGGGGTCAAGGTGCGGATCAGCATGAAGGCCCAGGCAAAGGTGGGTATCAGCATGAAGGTCCAGGCAAAGGTGCGAATCAGGGGCAAGGTGCAGATTGGAGGCAAGGTGCAAACCAGGGCCAAGCTATGGATCAGCATGAAGGCCCAGGCAAAGGTGTGGATCAGGGGAAAGGTGCAGATCAGGGACAAGGTGCGGATCAGGGCCAAGGTGCGGATCAGCATGAAGGACCAGCCCAAGGTGCAGATCAGGGCCCATGTGCAGATTAGGGCCAAGGTGCAGATCAGGGCCCATGTGCAGATCAGGGCCAAGGTGCAGATCAGGGCCCATGTGCAGATCAGGGCCAAGGTGCAGATCAGGGCCCATGTGCAGATCAGGGCCAAGGTGCAGATCAGCATGAAAACCCAAGCCATGGTACGGATTAAGGCCAAGTTGCGGTTCAGAGCCAAGGTGTGGATCAGGGACAAGGTGCGGATCAGCATGAAGGGCCAAACCATAgtgcagatcaggggcaaggtgcaAATCAGGCCCAAGATGCGGATCAGCATGAAGGCCCAGGCAAAGGTGGGTATCAGCATGAAGGTCCAGGCAAAGGTGCGGATCTGGGGCAAGATGCAGATAGAAGGCAAGGTGCGAATCAGGGCCAAGGTGCGGATCGGCATGAAGGCCCAAGCAAAGGTGCGGAGCAGCATGAAGGACCAGGAAAAGGTGTGGATCAGGGTCAAGGTGCAGATCAGGGACAAGGTGGGAATCAGGGCCAAGGTGCGGATCAGCATGAAGGCCCAGGCCAAGGTTCAGATCAGGGCCAAGGTGCAGCTCAGGGGCCATTTGCAGATCAGGGCCAAGGTGCAGATCAGCATGAAAACCAAAGCCATGGTACGGATCAAGGCCAAGGTGCGGTTTAGAGCCAAGGTGCGGATCATAGACAAGGTGCGGATCAGCATGAAGGGCCAAACCAAGGTGCAGATCAGGGGTAAGGTGCGGATCAGCGACAAGGTGCGGATCGGCATGAAGGCCCAGGCAAAGGTGCAAATCAGGGCCAAGGTGCGGATCAGCATGAAGGCCCAGGGCAAGGTGCCGATTAGGGCCAAGGTGCAGATGAGTGACAAGGTACGGATATGA
- the LOC137649246 gene encoding putative golgin subfamily A member 6-like protein 3: protein MAERLAEVGERLAEGDERLAEGNERLVEGYQQLIERDQQLVERDLRISEREKRLMERDRRISEREQRLKERDQRLKERDQRISERDQRLVEKGGEIMDREKQLMEKRQQIMERIKSKVLMKPIGQGADQGQGVDLHEGPGKGADQGQGADQGQGADQHEGPGKGVDQGQGAYQGQRCRSA from the coding sequence ATGGCTGAGCGGCTGGCGGAGGTGGGTGAGCGGCTGGCGGAGGGGGATGAGCGGCTGGCGGAGGGGAATGAACGGCTGGTGGAGGGGTATCAACAACTGATAGAGAGGGATCAACAGCTGGTGGAGAGGGATCTACGTATATCGGAGAGGGAGAAGCGGCTGATGGAGAGGGATCGACGTATATCGGAGAGGGAGCAACGGCTGAAGGAGAGGGATCAACGGCTGAAGGAGAGGGATCAACGTATATCGGAGAGAGATCAACGGTTGGTGGAGAAAGGTGGTGAAATTATGGATAGAGAAAAACAGCTGATGGAGAAACGTCAACAAATAATGGAAAGGATTAAAAGCAAAGTGTTGATGAAGCCTATTGGTCAAGGTGCCGATCAAGGACAAGGTGTGGATCTGCATGAAGGCCCAGGTAAAGGTGCAGATCAGGGACAAGGTGCAGATCAGGGACAAGGTGCAGATCAGCATGAAGGCCCAGGTAAAGGTGTAGATCAGGGCCAAGGTGCATATCAAGGACAAAGGTGTAGATCAGCATAA